In the Engraulis encrasicolus isolate BLACKSEA-1 chromosome 9, IST_EnEncr_1.0, whole genome shotgun sequence genome, one interval contains:
- the msrb2 gene encoding methionine-R-sulfoxide reductase B2, mitochondrial, which yields MSRFLLRIPCILLTRGATSTTKPVLSHKGAALFRPIHTCSGLRSLTRYDESTDWQKKLSPEQYVVTREKGTEVPFSGVYLNHNEAGMYHCVCCDSPLFSSESKYDSGTGWPSFKHAHGAWERDESHASIIRRPDNSLGHSATEVLCKHCDAHLGHVFEDGPEPTGERFCINSVALNFKPKAK from the exons ATGTCACGTTTTCTTCTTCGTATTCCCTGTATTTTGCTCACCAGAGGAGCTACCTCAACCACCAAACCAGTATTATCACACAAGGGAGCTGCTCTTTTTCGTCCTATTCACACATGTTCAG GTTTGCGGTCTCTAACCCGCTATGATGAGAGCACAGACTGGCAGAAGAAGCTGTCCCCAGAGCAGTATGTGGTGACCCGGGAGAAGGGCACTGAAGTG CCGTTCAGTGGAGTGTACCTGAACCATAATGAAGCTGGCATGTACCACTGTGTGTGCTGCGACTCACCCCTCTTCAG CTCAGAGTCCAAGTATGACTCGGGGACGGGCTGGCCGTCCTTCAAGCATGCCCACGGCGCATGGGAGCGGGACGAGAGCCACGCCAGCATCATCCGTCGCCCCGACAACTCCCTGGGCCATTCGGCAACGGAGGTGCTCTGCAAACAC TGCGACGCCCACCTTGGTCACGTGTTTGAAGACGGCCCAGAGCCCACCGGAGAGAGGTTCTGCATCAACAGTGTGGCTCTAAACTTTAAACCCAAGGCAAAGTAA
- the c8g gene encoding complement component C8 gamma chain isoform X2, with product MGQQGIAVTVVVLCGLAAMTQAVAMRMRSQEGRAGKQQRDNPIDKITAAPNLNLNQMAGKWYLLSVASKCPHLLENGFKVESTIISLTPPTTTDGPLLVSTLRKLNQQCWEIQQEYQATQTKGRFLMAHKNERKNIDVVISETDHSSYAILFYQRNGEMSLKLYGRSRKVPDSVADKFEEIAAKQNLGLDYVFQFPDYSFCETSDKDHILVM from the exons ATGGGGCAGCAGGGGATAGCCGTTACGGTGGTGGTCCTATGTGGACTAGCGGCCATGACTCAAGCTGTGGCCATGAGAATGAGGAGTCAGGAGGGCCGAGCGGGGAAACAGCAGAGGGACAACCCCATTGACAAGATCACTGCTGCccccaacctcaacctcaaccag ATGGCTGGCAAATGGTATCTGCTCAGCGTTGCCTCTAAATGCCCTCACCTGTTGGAGAACGGCTTCAAGGTGGAGAGCACCATCATCTCCCTCACGCCTCCTACCACCACTGATGGGCCTCTACTGGTGAGCACGCTGAGGAAACT TAATCAACAGTGTTGGGAGATCCAGCAGGAGTACCAGGCTACCCAAACCAAGGGGAGGTTCTTGATGGCAC acaaaaatgaaagaaaaaacattGATGTGGTGATTAGTGAGACGGACCACAGCTCGTACGCCATATTGTTCTATCAAAGGAACGGAGAAATGTCTCTAAAATTGTACG gtcgaTCTCGAAAAGTCCCAGACTCAGTTGCTGATAAATTTGAGGAGATAGCTGCAAAACAGAATCTCGGCCTGGACTATGTCTTTCAGTTCCCCGATTACA GTTTTTGTGAAACTTCTGACAAAGATCACATACTTG tcATGTGA
- the c8g gene encoding complement component C8 gamma chain isoform X3 codes for MGQQGIAVTVVVLCGLAAMTQAVAMRMRSQEGRAGKQQRDNPIDKITAAPNLNLNQMAGKWYLLSVASKCPHLLENGFKVESTIISLTPPTTTDGPLLVSTLRKLNQQCWEIQQEYQATQTKGRFLMAHKNERKNIDVVISETDHSSYAILFYQRNGEMSLKLYGRSRKVPDSVADKFEEIAAKQNLGLDYVFQFPDYNQIYEAN; via the exons ATGGGGCAGCAGGGGATAGCCGTTACGGTGGTGGTCCTATGTGGACTAGCGGCCATGACTCAAGCTGTGGCCATGAGAATGAGGAGTCAGGAGGGCCGAGCGGGGAAACAGCAGAGGGACAACCCCATTGACAAGATCACTGCTGCccccaacctcaacctcaaccag ATGGCTGGCAAATGGTATCTGCTCAGCGTTGCCTCTAAATGCCCTCACCTGTTGGAGAACGGCTTCAAGGTGGAGAGCACCATCATCTCCCTCACGCCTCCTACCACCACTGATGGGCCTCTACTGGTGAGCACGCTGAGGAAACT TAATCAACAGTGTTGGGAGATCCAGCAGGAGTACCAGGCTACCCAAACCAAGGGGAGGTTCTTGATGGCAC acaaaaatgaaagaaaaaacattGATGTGGTGATTAGTGAGACGGACCACAGCTCGTACGCCATATTGTTCTATCAAAGGAACGGAGAAATGTCTCTAAAATTGTACG gtcgaTCTCGAAAAGTCCCAGACTCAGTTGCTGATAAATTTGAGGAGATAGCTGCAAAACAGAATCTCGGCCTGGACTATGTCTTTCAGTTCCCCGATTACA ACCAGATTTATGAAGCCAACTGA
- the c8g gene encoding complement component C8 gamma chain isoform X1, giving the protein MGQQGIAVTVVVLCGLAAMTQAVAMRMRSQEGRAGKQQRDNPIDKITAAPNLNLNQMAGKWYLLSVASKCPHLLENGFKVESTIISLTPPTTTDGPLLVSTLRKLNQQCWEIQQEYQATQTKGRFLMAHKNERKNIDVVISETDHSSYAILFYQRNGEMSLKLYGRSRKVPDSVADKFEEIAAKQNLGLDYVFQFPDYSFCETSDKDHILGKTVLKFI; this is encoded by the exons ATGGGGCAGCAGGGGATAGCCGTTACGGTGGTGGTCCTATGTGGACTAGCGGCCATGACTCAAGCTGTGGCCATGAGAATGAGGAGTCAGGAGGGCCGAGCGGGGAAACAGCAGAGGGACAACCCCATTGACAAGATCACTGCTGCccccaacctcaacctcaaccag ATGGCTGGCAAATGGTATCTGCTCAGCGTTGCCTCTAAATGCCCTCACCTGTTGGAGAACGGCTTCAAGGTGGAGAGCACCATCATCTCCCTCACGCCTCCTACCACCACTGATGGGCCTCTACTGGTGAGCACGCTGAGGAAACT TAATCAACAGTGTTGGGAGATCCAGCAGGAGTACCAGGCTACCCAAACCAAGGGGAGGTTCTTGATGGCAC acaaaaatgaaagaaaaaacattGATGTGGTGATTAGTGAGACGGACCACAGCTCGTACGCCATATTGTTCTATCAAAGGAACGGAGAAATGTCTCTAAAATTGTACG gtcgaTCTCGAAAAGTCCCAGACTCAGTTGCTGATAAATTTGAGGAGATAGCTGCAAAACAGAATCTCGGCCTGGACTATGTCTTTCAGTTCCCCGATTACA GTTTTTGTGAAACTTCTGACAAAGATCACATACTTGGTAAGACAGTACTAAAGTTTATATGA
- the LOC134455982 gene encoding lipocalin-like, with product MTAMLRLMGVLLCSIFAAADVMPMADFDLQKMAGKWYMIGFATNSQWFVNHKDNMKMGTAMITPTAGGDMDLAYANANADGTCWRMTHLAKKTETPGRFIFHSQRWNNDNDMRVVDANDQFALVHTIKTKDGVSEVLNKLYGRSPDASAELIEKFTQFSLETGIMADNIAILPPNGEC from the exons ATGACTGCCATGCTGAGGCTGATGGGGGTGCTCCTGTGCTCCATCTTCGCCGCTGCAGACGTGATGCCCATGGCCGACTTTGATCTGCAGAAG ATGGCCGGTAAATGGTACATGATTGGCTTCGCCACAAACTCCCAGTGGTTTGTGAACCACAAGGACAACATGAAAATGGGCACAGCCATGATTACTCCCACCGCTGGAGGAGACATGGACCTCGCCTATGCCAACGCCAA CGCCGATGGGACTTGCTGGAGGATGACGCACCTCGCCAAAAAGACAGAGACCCCCGGCCGCTTCATTTTCCACAGCCAGC GCTGGAATAACGACAATGACATGCGTGTGGTTGATGCCAATGACCAGTTTGCCCTGGTGCACACCATCAAGACTAAAGACGGCGTGTCAGAAGTCCTGAATAAACTTTACG GACGCAGCCCTGACGCGAGCGCTGAATTGATCGAGAAATTCACACAGTTCAGCTTGGAGACGGGTATCATGGCCGACAACATCGCTATCCTGCCTCCCAATG gTGAATGCTAA